One genomic region from Microscilla marina ATCC 23134 encodes:
- a CDS encoding GNAT family N-acetyltransferase — protein sequence MLLFTKKQWDSVFSTSFRLKKRNLYFPFAGSEHFLTTQEHPSNNALHLVPKSMTTTHVETANESHVRYAEAVCRMIEEAAKVRGTGIAKRDPEYIKTKMIEGKAVIALKGTALAGFCYIETWQHGNYVAHSGLIVNPEFRGEGLAKRIKAKAFELSKVQFPHAKVFGLTTSLPVMKINSELGYKPVTFSELTQDETFWKGCQSCVNYDVLTRTERKHCLCTGMLYDPAQDKDNPATETKPPKKWKHSMKVYQRWMRYKQFVLTKLEDHKEKRMVKKQEKLDKKAQKIEEKLGKKLDKIQEQKTKLKPQKDKPKND from the coding sequence ATGTTACTTTTTACAAAAAAACAGTGGGATAGCGTATTCAGTACCAGTTTTAGGTTAAAAAAACGCAATCTTTACTTTCCATTTGCGGGAAGCGAACATTTTTTAACCACTCAAGAACACCCATCAAACAATGCTCTACACTTAGTACCCAAAAGTATGACTACTACCCATGTTGAAACGGCCAACGAAAGCCACGTGCGGTATGCTGAAGCAGTGTGCCGAATGATAGAAGAAGCCGCCAAAGTACGTGGCACTGGCATAGCCAAGCGCGACCCTGAATATATTAAAACAAAGATGATAGAAGGAAAAGCGGTGATTGCGCTTAAGGGCACAGCCCTGGCTGGCTTTTGCTACATAGAAACCTGGCAGCACGGCAATTATGTGGCGCACTCGGGTTTGATTGTAAACCCCGAATTTAGGGGCGAAGGACTGGCAAAACGCATCAAAGCCAAGGCGTTTGAACTATCAAAGGTACAGTTTCCTCATGCCAAAGTGTTTGGGCTTACTACCAGTTTGCCAGTGATGAAGATCAACTCAGAGCTGGGCTACAAACCTGTGACTTTCTCTGAGCTTACCCAAGACGAAACCTTTTGGAAGGGGTGCCAAAGTTGTGTCAATTATGACGTGCTCACCCGCACCGAACGCAAGCACTGTTTGTGTACGGGTATGCTCTATGACCCAGCGCAAGACAAGGATAACCCTGCCACCGAAACCAAACCGCCAAAAAAATGGAAGCACTCTATGAAGGTGTACCAGCGTTGGATGCGTTACAAGCAGTTTGTGCTGACCAAACTGGAAGACCACAAGGAAAAACGCATGGTAAAGAAACAGGAAAAGCTAGACAAGAAAGCCCAAAAAATAGAAGAAAAACTGGGAAAAAAACTGGATAAAATACAGGAACAAAAAACAAAACTCAAGCCTCAAAAAGACAAGCCAAAAAATGACTGA